The Pseudanabaena galeata CCNP1313 genome includes a region encoding these proteins:
- a CDS encoding DUF1517 domain-containing protein: MKKVKAHITVWTRSLVVISLVAMTIFGNAHEAFAKRSGGRIGGSAFKSSPSRSSPSRSTYSGSRNYSGGGGFFFLPMFFGGGGGGLFTLLLLVIVAGAIMQAFRGNGDGEGITGMGSKVSVAKIQVGLLSSARSLQQELTRLALESDTSTSEGLATVTRETAIALMRHPEYWVYVSSANENTKFALAEQKFNSLVMSERSKLNAEVLSNVGGRVLQGKTATSLPSEGSLNLEDPSEYIVVTLLLAVAGETLSKLPTLRSSADLQSALSVIGSVPTDNLLAVEVLWEPQSEEYTLTNDEVLTIYPDLVRI, from the coding sequence ATGAAAAAAGTTAAAGCTCACATCACAGTCTGGACGCGATCGCTGGTCGTAATTTCCTTAGTTGCGATGACCATATTTGGCAATGCCCACGAAGCCTTTGCTAAACGCTCAGGTGGTCGCATTGGTGGTAGCGCCTTCAAATCTTCCCCAAGTCGTTCATCGCCATCTCGATCTACTTATAGCGGCAGCAGAAACTATAGCGGTGGTGGAGGATTTTTCTTCCTGCCCATGTTTTTTGGTGGCGGTGGCGGCGGACTGTTTACGCTCCTGTTATTGGTAATCGTTGCAGGCGCGATCATGCAAGCATTTCGTGGCAATGGTGATGGCGAAGGCATTACTGGCATGGGTAGCAAAGTTAGTGTTGCCAAAATCCAAGTGGGTCTACTCTCTTCTGCGCGATCGCTGCAACAAGAGTTAACTCGTCTCGCGCTAGAGTCGGACACCTCAACATCGGAAGGCTTAGCTACAGTCACCCGTGAAACAGCGATCGCTTTAATGCGTCATCCCGAATATTGGGTTTATGTGAGTAGCGCTAACGAAAATACCAAGTTTGCCCTAGCTGAACAAAAATTTAATAGTCTAGTAATGTCTGAGCGCAGCAAACTTAATGCTGAAGTCTTGAGCAATGTCGGTGGTCGGGTACTCCAAGGCAAAACTGCGACATCTTTGCCCAGCGAAGGTAGCCTCAATCTAGAAGATCCTAGCGAATATATTGTGGTGACGCTTTTACTTGCGGTAGCTGGCGAAACCCTCAGCAAATTACCAACCTTGCGCTCTTCCGCAGATTTACAATCGGCACTATCCGTAATTGGCTCTGTGCCTACGGACAACCTGTTAGCCGTCGAAGTATTATGGGAACCCCAATCTGAGGAATATACCCTCACTAACGATGAAGTTCTAACGATCTATCCCGATCTAGTCAGAATCTAG
- the gshB gene encoding glutathione synthase, with product MKLAFIIDPIAKLDPAHDTSVALMEAACRKGYEVFITNMNTLSVKDGKAWAFLQPTKIHPVPLVDGKWQVPNPWYEVAEGKFQPLEAMQFVWMRPDPPVTTEYLYATYILDYVDASKTTVLNSPQGIRAANEKMYALQFTKVIPKTIVTADKGTIRDFVAAEGKAVMKPLGGKGGEGILFLEVGDRNINSLIEISTNIGKTPVMVQEYLADAQKGDKRIILLDGEPIGAVNRVPQTGEFRGNMAAGGSAVQVNITDREREICTQLAPTLKRDGLMFVGIDVIGGYLTEVNVTSPTGVREIDRLDGVSLGDRVMDWLATKTDG from the coding sequence ATGAAACTTGCCTTTATTATTGATCCGATCGCAAAACTCGATCCCGCCCATGACACCAGTGTAGCCCTGATGGAAGCAGCTTGTCGTAAGGGGTATGAAGTATTTATCACTAATATGAATACACTCAGTGTCAAAGATGGCAAGGCTTGGGCTTTTTTACAACCTACTAAAATTCATCCTGTGCCACTAGTTGATGGTAAATGGCAAGTCCCAAATCCTTGGTATGAAGTAGCCGAGGGCAAATTTCAACCATTAGAAGCTATGCAATTTGTGTGGATGCGTCCCGATCCACCCGTAACCACAGAATATCTCTATGCCACCTATATTCTCGATTATGTGGATGCTAGCAAAACTACAGTTCTTAACTCACCACAGGGCATTCGTGCTGCCAACGAGAAAATGTATGCACTGCAATTTACCAAGGTAATCCCTAAAACAATCGTGACGGCTGATAAAGGGACAATTCGTGACTTTGTGGCGGCTGAGGGCAAGGCAGTTATGAAACCATTGGGCGGCAAAGGTGGCGAGGGAATTTTGTTTTTGGAAGTAGGCGATCGCAATATCAACTCTCTCATCGAAATCAGCACTAATATCGGTAAAACTCCCGTAATGGTGCAGGAATATCTAGCCGACGCACAAAAGGGTGACAAGCGGATTATTCTGCTAGATGGAGAACCAATTGGCGCAGTTAACCGCGTTCCCCAAACAGGAGAATTTCGTGGCAATATGGCAGCAGGTGGCAGTGCAGTTCAGGTCAATATTACTGATCGCGAACGGGAAATATGTACTCAACTTGCACCGACTCTAAAGCGTGATGGCTTAATGTTTGTGGGTATCGATGTTATCGGCGGCTACCTAACCGAAGTTAACGTCACTAGCCCCACAGGTGTACGCGAAATTGATCGCCTTGATGGTGTGTCACTAGGCGATCGGGTAATGGATTGGTTAGCAACTAAAACCGATGGTTAA
- a CDS encoding DUF2252 domain-containing protein has translation MASRNIRDRIQRFNLSQPRDPELLKDKYAAMCADKENPFVFFRATCHLFYEDLPIKSWLKKAPLVWICGDLHVENFGNYKADNRHVYFDVNDFDEALLAPCTWEIVRLLTSIFVASETFAVKPSVAESLCQQFLNAYTQAIAEGKSYWMGADMAPSVITDLLCRKTQVQRKELLDERTVFNKDKQRRSLKIDNKKAKSISEQQRKKVTKFIESFAAQQPNPQFFKLLDVAQRIAGKGSLGIERYVLLVEGKGSPDGNYLLDLKKSLPSSLSPYVIWEQPKWQSEADRIVSIQKRSQAIPIAFLHAVTIDGDSFVLRELQSTQSPTDHLKIEKWDDKLSKSEQLMRSLGQIVAWSHLRTSGRQGSAIADQLIDFASKTEWKTELMEYAKTYSQQVHQDWQEFCK, from the coding sequence ATGGCAAGTCGAAATATTCGCGATCGCATTCAGCGTTTTAATCTCAGCCAACCACGAGATCCTGAATTGCTTAAGGACAAATATGCGGCAATGTGTGCAGACAAAGAAAATCCCTTTGTCTTTTTTAGGGCTACCTGTCATCTGTTTTACGAAGACTTGCCAATAAAATCTTGGTTAAAAAAAGCGCCTCTGGTCTGGATTTGTGGCGATCTTCATGTTGAGAATTTTGGCAATTACAAAGCGGATAATCGCCATGTTTATTTTGATGTCAATGATTTTGATGAAGCCTTACTAGCTCCATGTACTTGGGAAATTGTGCGGTTATTGACCAGTATTTTTGTGGCTTCAGAAACCTTTGCCGTTAAGCCATCAGTTGCCGAAAGCCTCTGTCAGCAGTTTCTCAATGCCTATACTCAGGCGATCGCGGAGGGTAAATCCTATTGGATGGGTGCAGATATGGCTCCTTCAGTGATTACAGACTTGCTTTGTCGTAAAACGCAAGTACAGCGCAAGGAACTCCTTGATGAGCGTACAGTTTTCAATAAAGATAAACAAAGGCGATCGCTTAAAATTGATAACAAAAAAGCAAAATCAATTTCTGAACAACAAAGGAAGAAGGTAACCAAATTTATAGAATCCTTTGCGGCTCAACAACCTAATCCCCAATTTTTCAAATTATTAGATGTTGCTCAACGGATTGCGGGCAAAGGAAGTCTGGGAATTGAGCGCTATGTTTTGCTGGTAGAAGGTAAAGGCTCACCCGATGGCAATTATCTGCTCGATCTCAAAAAATCTCTTCCTTCTTCGCTTAGCCCCTATGTTATTTGGGAACAACCAAAGTGGCAAAGTGAAGCTGATCGCATTGTGTCGATTCAGAAGCGATCGCAAGCGATCCCGATTGCCTTTCTCCATGCTGTCACTATTGATGGGGATTCTTTTGTATTGCGAGAACTTCAGTCTACCCAAAGCCCCACCGATCATTTGAAGATCGAGAAATGGGATGATAAGTTGTCAAAATCCGAACAATTAATGCGATCGCTAGGGCAGATTGTGGCTTGGTCACATTTGCGAACTAGTGGACGACAAGGCTCAGCGATCGCCGATCAGTTAATTGATTTTGCAAGTAAAACAGAGTGGAAAACAGAACTGATGGAATATGCTAAGACCTATAGCCAGCAAGTACATCAAGATTGGCAAGAATTTTGCAAATAA
- a CDS encoding glucose-1-phosphate adenylyltransferase — translation MKNVLAIILGGGQGSRLYPLTKTRAKPAVPVAGKYRLIDIPVSNCINSGIEKIYILTQFNSASLNRHVNQAYRPASYSDGFVEILAAQQTPDSPDWFQGTADAVRRYAWLLESWNVTEYLILSGDQLYNMDYAKFVEHHRNTGADITLSVLPVDQKKATAFGLLKTDAQGRIIKFLEKPKGEALEEMRVDTTSLGLSAEEAKYTPFIASMGIYVFNKTAMMKMLSDNPDFTDFGKEIIPNAIHTSNVQAYLFSDYWEDIGTIESFYQANLDLTRHPDTAFNFYETKKPIYTRARYLPPSKAHDCKIKDSIIGEGCLLSQATITNSVVGIRMHIDANCTIEDTLLMGCDFYQPQEDRKSDLENSIVPMGIGENTIIRHAIIDKNARIGKNVQIINKDRVQDVNREDQGYCICNGIVVVVKNAVIPDNTII, via the coding sequence ATGAAAAACGTACTGGCTATCATTCTGGGCGGCGGACAGGGAAGCCGACTATATCCCCTCACTAAGACCCGTGCTAAACCCGCAGTCCCCGTAGCAGGCAAATATCGATTGATCGACATTCCTGTAAGTAACTGTATTAACTCAGGCATTGAAAAAATCTATATCCTGACGCAGTTTAACTCCGCATCCCTTAATCGACATGTCAATCAAGCCTATCGACCTGCATCCTATTCTGACGGCTTTGTGGAAATTCTTGCCGCGCAGCAGACCCCCGATAGTCCAGACTGGTTTCAAGGTACAGCCGACGCTGTTCGTCGTTATGCATGGCTTTTAGAATCTTGGAATGTCACTGAATACCTAATTCTGTCGGGCGATCAACTCTATAATATGGACTACGCAAAATTTGTAGAACATCACCGCAATACTGGTGCAGACATTACCTTGTCCGTACTGCCCGTTGACCAAAAGAAAGCGACTGCTTTTGGGTTACTTAAGACTGATGCTCAAGGTCGCATCATCAAGTTTCTCGAAAAGCCCAAGGGTGAAGCCCTAGAAGAGATGCGCGTCGATACTACCAGTTTAGGCTTGAGTGCAGAAGAAGCCAAATACACACCTTTCATTGCCTCGATGGGGATCTATGTCTTTAACAAAACGGCAATGATGAAGATGCTGAGCGATAATCCTGACTTTACCGACTTTGGTAAAGAGATCATTCCCAACGCTATCCATACTTCTAATGTTCAAGCTTATCTGTTTTCAGATTATTGGGAAGATATTGGAACAATTGAGTCTTTCTATCAAGCAAACCTTGATTTAACTCGCCACCCCGACACTGCTTTTAATTTTTACGAAACCAAAAAGCCCATTTATACTCGCGCTCGCTATTTGCCACCAAGCAAAGCTCATGATTGCAAGATCAAAGACTCGATCATTGGCGAAGGATGTCTCCTGAGTCAAGCAACTATCACTAATTCCGTCGTTGGTATTCGGATGCATATTGATGCTAACTGTACGATCGAAGATACGCTCTTAATGGGATGTGATTTCTATCAGCCTCAAGAAGATCGCAAATCAGATCTCGAAAACAGCATAGTCCCAATGGGCATTGGCGAAAATACGATCATTCGTCATGCAATTATCGACAAGAATGCTCGGATTGGAAAGAATGTACAGATCATCAACAAGGATCGTGTGCAGGATGTAAATCGTGAAGATCAAGGCTATTGCATTTGCAATGGCATTGTTGTCGTTGTCAAAAATGCCGTTATCCCTGATAACACTATTATTTAA